The Aphis gossypii isolate Hap1 unplaced genomic scaffold, ASM2018417v2 Contig00823, whole genome shotgun sequence genome contains a region encoding:
- the LOC114131225 gene encoding uncharacterized protein LOC114131225, which yields MELTFDVEEIKLNNYGISDESLALDRNEINNSICNENLPITPKILFPQPLVRNPETSCVYCSKRHDILRAKEYYTKKLAEIKEKESKLPLYCPCENNKNLNSNKQLMTLSDTCNENFSTLTPKSLARRAFILDHSYISSPSKLIKHKIKNSKNIKISQTKSRRMVQKCRRQIKMIKKLNCY from the exons atggaattaaCATTTGATGTTgag gaaatcaaattgaataattatggtATCAGTGATGAAAGTTTGGCATTGGatagaaatgaaataaataacagtatttgtaatgaaaatttacCAATAActccaaaaattttatttcctcAA CCTTTGGTTAGAAATCCAGAAACCTCTTGTGTTTATTGTAGTAAAAGACATGATATTTTGAGAGccaaagaatattatactaaaaaactagctgaaataaaagaaaaagaaagtaAGCTACCTTTGTATTGTccttgtgaaaataataaaaacctcaACTCAAATAAACAATTGATGA cacTGTCGGATACatgtaatgaaaatttttctACATTAACTCCAAAGTCACTAGCAAGACGTGCCTTTATTCTTGACCATTCATATATATCATCTCCTTCAAAGTTgattaaacacaaaattaaaaactccaaaaatataaaaattagtcaaACTAAGTCAAGGAGAATGGTACAAAAGTGTAGacgtcaaataaaaatgataaaaaaattaaattgttattaa